AGACCCGTTTTTGGAGTTTCATCTCGATTGCCGTCTGCCTGGTGAATTCAGCGATATTGCCCGGCAACTGCAGGTGGGTGACAGCCTGCGCCTCGGCGAATTACGTGGCGGGGCACTGCAATATGACCCTGACTGGCAGTCGCGGCCACTTTGGCTGCTGGCGTCGGGCACCGGCCTCGGGCCGTTATGGGGCGTGCTGCGCGAGGCGCTGCGCCAGGATCACCAAGGCGCCATCCGTGTGATTCACCTGGCTCATGATGCCGATGGGCATTATCTGGCCGAACCCTTGGCGCAATTGGCTGCGCAGCACGCGAACCTGACTGTGGAGCTGTGGACGGCGGCTGAGTCGGCCCAGGCATTGGCGCAACTGCGGCTTGTTTCGCGGCAAACTCTGGCCTTACTCTGCGGGCACCCCGCCAATGTCGAAGCGTTTTCCAAACGCCTGTTCCTGGCGGGGTTGCCGCGCAATCAACTGCTGGCCGATGTGTTCCTGCCGCGTTGTTGAGCGCTGAC
The window above is part of the Pseudomonas sp. KBS0710 genome. Proteins encoded here:
- a CDS encoding iron-sulfur-binding ferredoxin reductase, which translates into the protein MPELHVGERHWSVATGSNLLDALNLAGVTVPYSCRAGSCHACLVRCQGEVVDKQPDALSPAQRQDGWRLACQCEVVADLQVEAFDPLRDGLPAQVVGVDWLNPEVLRLRLQPERGLRYRAGQHLVLWAGQVARPYSLASLPQEDPFLEFHLDCRLPGEFSDIARQLQVGDSLRLGELRGGALQYDPDWQSRPLWLLASGTGLGPLWGVLREALRQDHQGAIRVIHLAHDADGHYLAEPLAQLAAQHANLTVELWTAAESAQALAQLRLVSRQTLALLCGHPANVEAFSKRLFLAGLPRNQLLADVFLPRC